The DNA segment GTTCGCCCGCCTTCGGGCCCAGCGTAGGTCGGCGACGTACGGCCACGCAGGGGTTCCGCCGGGTTCGGTGCGGTGGCGGACACGTTGACCGGCCTTGCCCGTACGCTGACTTCGCCCGAATGTTCGGGCCAGGGGGGCAGGGGGCGGCATGACAACGCGTACGGGACAGGCATCGGGCCGGGAACGGGCAGGCCGGCGGAGAAGGGCACGCACCCGACTCCTCGCGACGGCCGCCGCGTTCCTCGTCGCCGCGACCACCGGCTGCTCCGCCTTCGGGGGCTCGCTGAGCGTCGTCTGGGAGGCCCCGGCCGACAACCTCGTCGAGGAACGGGGCAACGGCGCCTGGCTGGTCGGCGACACACTCGTCCGCAGCCGGTACGACAAGGTCACCGCCTTCGCCGCGGATACGGGGAAGGCACGCTGGGAGTACACCCCGCCCGGCCGGGAACGCGTCTGCGCGGTCAGCCGGAACGCGGTCGACTCCGTCGTACTGATCGCACGGGGCCGCAGCACGCCCGAGGGCTGCACCACCGTCGCCGCGCTCGACCTCACGACCGGCCGCGAGCGCTGGCACACCGCCCGCACGGCGGGCGGCCGACTCACCGAGACGCTCACCGGGATGGTCGCCGCGGGCGGCGGGCTGGCCGTCCTGCGGGACGCCGACGACGACTGGGCGATCGACATGCGGCCCGGCATCCCCGGTGCGAAGGCCCTGCGCGCCTTCGACCTGCGGACCGGCGCCAAGCGCTGGACGGCGGCCGTTCCCGAGGGCTGCGTGCCCGAGCAGGTCGAGGCCGGGAAGCGGCAGGTCGTCGCCGTCCTCGCCTGCGACCGCACGGAACTGAGCCTCGCCGCGTTCGCCCCGGACGACGGCCGGCTGCGCTGGACCGCGCCGCTCGGCAGTCGCGCGGTGCCCGCGCCGGACGGACAACTGGCCCTGGTCTCCGCCGAACCGGCGATGGTGCGGACCGCTACGAGGGAGCTCGCGCCGGGCGCCTTCCTGGCCTTCGACGAGGCCGGGAAGACCACGGCCCGGATCGACTTCAAGGGCGACTACGGCGACCTGCGGGCCCACGTACCGGCCCTCGTGTCCGTCCGGGACGGGCGCCTCTACGTCGGCGCCGAGGGCCTGTCCGGCAGGGCGCACCGGGGCCGCGTCGTCGCCTTCGACCTCAAGGACGGCCGCCGGCTCTGGCTGGAGAACGTGGCCGTCGCGGGCGGCCTGCGCGGCCTCGACGTGACCGGCGACCGGGTGACCGTCCTCTCCGACCAGGGCTCCCGCGAGGACGGCCACGAAGAGCTGCGGGTCCTCGACGCGGCCGACGGCGACGAGCGGGAGAAGATCGACACCGGCCTGGACATGATCCGCACGGACACCGAACTGGCAGCCCTGTTCACATACAAGGACCAACTCGTCACAGCCCGCCGCACCCCGGGCAGCCCGTTCACGATGTACACCCGCGACTGACCCCGGCCGAACGCCTGCGACCCGGAGGGAGCCGCCCTGCCGGCCGGGCGCCGACCCTGCTGTCAGGGGGCGGGCTTCCGCAGGGGGATCGGTTTCCGGTCCCGTACGACGTCGAACATCGAGCGGTCGACGGCGGGCCGCGGTCGCCGGGTGACGGCGTTCAGCTTGATCGTGCCGCGCTCGCTCAGCGCGATGCTCCACTCGCCGGGCTTGGGGCGGGTTCCGCGCGGGCCCTTCGCCTGGGCCAGGAGCGTGCGCACGGCGGCCTCACGCCGGTCGTCCAGGCAGCCTTCGACGAAGGAGAGCGATTCGTCCGGGCGGGCATAGGCGTCGCGGGTCAGAATCCGCGTCACCATCAGTGCCGTCTTGTAGGCGTCGGTGTCCACCGTCGCCTCGGTGGAGGGGGCGAGCGGGTCGTTCCAGTCGGGGGTGGCGGCCTGCGGCAGGACGGCGCCGCTGCCGGCGAGCCGGAAGCCGTCGCAGTCCAGGAAATACACCGCAGGGTTCGGGAAGAGCGCCCACAGGGCGTTGGCATGGGAGATGTCGCCCACCACCAGACCGGCCGCGTGGAACCAGGCGATGGCCTCGGCACAGGACCGGGCGAGATCCCGGCGCTGTTCGGGAGCAGGCTGCACGATCTGCCGCCAGCCGGGTTTCGCCGTCCTGAGCAGGAACTGCATTTCCTGCAACCGCCGGCTGCCGGCCCCGTTGACCCAGGTCATCCACTGCGGTGCCGCGTTCATCACGAATCCGACCGGCCGGCCCTGCTGAACCACCCGGCACAACGGCCATGCGGCGAGTTCGTCCAGCCGGGTCCGGTCGGAAGGGGGCAGCGACTGCCGGAAGTCCACCAGCCGGGCCAGCTCGGTGCCGTCCACCTCGGATGGGTTCTTGTACTCCTTGAGGAGGACCGCGTCGCCGTCCAGCGCGAACACGTCTCCCTGACCGCCGCTGCCCAGCCGTTGGCCGAGGACGAGCGAGGAGCGCTCGACGTCGCTGCCGTCAGCGGCCGTCACGGTGTTCCCTCCCACAGACAGATCGCGGTGCGGTCGTCGTCGTAGGACACCGCGCGCGTCTGCAGTTGCCACAGGAAGTCGGACATCGACGGGATCTCGCCGGAGCACCACGCGGCGGTCAGGATCTGCGCGAACTCCGGGTCCTTCTGCATCAGCGGATTGGTGATTCCGTCCGTGCCGAGCAGCAGCACATCACCGGGGGCGGTGCGGAACAGCCGGGCCTTGGCCGTGCGGTAGGCATGAGGGAGAGCCTCGGTGCGTGTGTCGAGAATTCCCCCGGCGCCCTCGTCGCCGGACAGCCACTGCCGTTGACGCAGCGAGATCAGACCGCCGTCCCCCACACCGAACAGGGCCCGGTCCCGGATGCCGGGGTCGGTGGGCACCAGCAGGACGTGGAGGGTGGTGGCGTAGTCGCTGTCCGAGTAGGTGAGGCGGTCACTGGCCGCCCGGCGCTCCCAGCTCGCGCGCTGCTTCGAGACCGCGCCGGCGAAGGACTTGTTGGCAAGGGCTCCGAGTTCGGCCAGGTCACCCGTACAGATCGCGGTGTGGATGCTCTCCGCGTCCTGGTGCAGGTAGGTGGCCGCCATCCGGGACAGCACGTACGAGCCACTGTGCGAGTAGGCGGCCGATCCCACGCCGTCCGCCACGGCGAGCAGCAGCATTTCCGCGTGCGGCGGGCCGATCCGGGTGACCAGCATCGAGTCCTGCCGGCAGGTGCCCTCCCAGTTGTGCGAGTCGCCCCGTACGGACGCCGCCCGCACGGTGAGGTGACCTTCGGTGCAGCCGTCGAGGAGCACATGAGGGTTGAACGCCGCGACCTCGTCACCGTCGTGAAGGGAAGGGGTGCGCAGAGGATGGGGCGGGTAGCGGGGAGGGCGCTTGCCGGTGTGCAGCGGGAGCCCGCGGCCCGACGCCGGCCGGCCGGGGCCGTCCGTGGACATCGCGCGGGACGCGTCGGCCGGGGCAGCCGGGGCAATCGCGTCGGCCGAGTCAGCCGGGGCAATCGCGTCGGCCGTTTCGACTGCTTCGACCGCCGGGGAAGCTGGCGCCTCGACGGGCCGCGGCACCTCGGGCGGCAGGGCGCGGGAGAGGTCCGAGGCCACGGACGGCTCCGGCTCCTGCTGCTCGGAGGGGCAGGGCAACTGCGACGTCCCATGGCTCATGGCCGAGCCGCCGACTGGGCCGCCGACCGGGCCGGGATCGGGATACGGGTGAGATCCGGCCGTCTCCGCGTGGTTCATCGAGCCGCTCACAGCTTGTCGAGGGAGAGAGTGGTGAAGCCCGGAATCGTCTCCTCCACCTGGAGGTCGAAGCCGTTGTTCCCCTGGGCGGCCATGCTCGTCGCCGACGTCACGATCGACTGGGTCAGGCTCTTGGCGAACTCGCGCAGCGCGGAGGCGGGGGTGACGGCGCTGTCGTTCTGCATGAAGCCGCGGAAGTTGGCGACGCGGGAGATGATCGCGGGATCGGCCTCGCTGATGCCGAACGCGATGATCTTCGGGGCGTAGCGGAACCTGGCCTTGTCCTCCAGATCCTCGAGGGCGCTCTCCCACCCGTCGTCCGTGGGCAGGCCGTCGGAGAGGAAGAACACCACCGGCCGGTACACCTCGTTCCCCTCCGCCTTCAGCGAGGTGACGTCCTTCTCGATGGCATCCCGAAGGACCCGGAAGGCGGAGCCGAAGGAGGTCATTCCTCCGGCGGACAGGGACGGCAGCGTCGTCAGCTCACTCAGGTCGGCCAGCGGCTGCAGAACGGCCGCGCTGTCCGAGAACCCGATCAGGGCGAACCGGGTCTTGTCCGCGACGGTGGGGTTCTCGCTGATCTCCTGGTGCAGTTCGGGCAGCGCCGCGTTGACGGTGTCTATGGCCTCACCGGACATCGACGCCGACTCGTCGCACACGAGGTAGAAGGGAAGGATCTGCATGGACGCTCCAATGAGGTTGGCAGGACGGTGAGGCCGTCAGCGAGTGAAGAAGTAGATCTCCAGATCGGCGGAACCCGTCGACCCTTTGCTCCAGAAGTTGCGAGGGGTCGCGCCGCGGAACATGGTGGGCCGAGCGACCTTCAGTGCCTTGTTGATCTCTTCGGCGTATGCCTGGCCGACGCCGGTCTCCGGAGCGTTCCCGAACGTGATGACGAAGGCGGCCGTACGCCCCTTGTACCGCGCGGTCTTCCTCGTCAGCTGGCTCACCATGGCGTCGGTGTCACCGGCGGATGCGGTCACTTCGAACTTCACCGGCTTGCGCTCCACCGACCGCGGCCCGGTCGGGCTGGGCTTGGGCTTGGGTGCGGTCGCCGATGTGGAGGCGGATGGACGAGGCGAAGCCCCGGACGCCTCGGCGGCGAGCGGGTCACCGCGGTCGCCCATGGACACCAGGGCCAGCACCAGGAGCATGTCGGCGAAGAGCCAGCCGGCCAGATGCACCGGATTGAACCGGAAGCCCTTACGGGGAACGCGGCTCACAGGCTGGGACCGATCGGGAGCTGGGCCTCCTTGGTTTGCCGCAGCGCTTCCTCCGCGAGCGACCGGGACGCGTCGGCCGCATCGGCCGCTTCCTGCGCGGACCGGGCATCGGCTTGCGCGGACTGGGCGCCGGCCTGCGCGGACTGGGCCCCCGCCTGCGCCGATTCTGCGGCCAGCACGGCACGTTCCAGGGCATCTGCCACCGTCGCGAACCGTTCGGTCGCCTCGTGCAGGGCCTTGCTCCTGGTCACGATGCCGCTGACGGCCTCCCGCGAGGCGTCGGCGGCGTCGCCGGTCCGCTGAGCCGCTGTACCGAGCCGGTTGATCAGCTGTCCGTTGAGATCGGAGACGACCTCCAGCCCCGTGGTGAACTCCCGCTGGGCCGCGGTCAGCCCGGTGACGGAGTCCTCGATGCGCAAGGCCGCTTGATTGAGGGTGGACTGCAGGCCGTCCCCATTGCCGGTGATCGCGACTTCCAGGTGGGACGTCGTCCGGAGCAGGGACGCGCGGACCTCGTCGACGTTCGTCCGGAGCTCCTCGAACGACTTGTCCAGGGTCTCGCGCTGTGCGTTGACGGCATCGGTGAGCCGGCGGCCCACCTCGGTGAACGGTGCGTCGAGCTCGCGGATCGCACCGCCGATGGCCGTGCCGCTCTCGGCTACCGAGGTGTCGATGCCGGCGAGCAGTTCCTTGAGGGGCAGAACCGCGTCAGCCGCCTGTTCGAGCCGCTGCTCGGCCTTGTCCACGGACTGGCCCACGAGTTCGGCGGCACGTACCAGCAGTTCCTGGCTGCTGATCGCCTTCGTCTGCATGCGCTGGACGCGGCCGGCCGCTGCGTTGAGCTCGGCGGCGAAGCGCTGCGGCGACGCGAAGCGGTGGGCGTTGAGGAGCAGTTGTGCGCTGGTGAGAACCGGTACCAGACGGGTGAGGGCGGCACGAGACCGTTCCTCCGCCAGCTGCTCACGGCGATCAGCGGCACTGCGCAGCCAGCCGTGCCATAAGGCGAGTCCGAGCATCGCCCCCAGCGTGATGCACCCGGCCAGGGCCACATGCCCGAACCGGAACAGGCTGTCCAGGTGGCCCTGGAAGCCCGACTGCCAGAGCTGGAGAAAGGGCCGGTCAGCCGCCTTGGGATCGGCCCCGGTAAGAGCTCCGTACGCGCTGGATGCCTGTGCGAGTCCTAACCACGTGAACAGCAGGGGGAGGAAGACCATGCCCCCAAGTACCCAGTCCAGGCGGGCAGTCCAGCCGGCGCGTCGGTCGGGCTCGGGTGCGGCCACGCTTTCGGCTCTGGCGAAGTGGTGGAGCAGGTCCAGTTCGCACCAGGCGTCGAGGGCGCCCTCCTCGTCCGAGCCGATGGCCTGTGCCAGAGCGCTCAGTCCTTCGGCGACCGGTGCCAGTTCGGCTTCCTGCGCCAGATCTTCCAGGTGACGAGCCGTCACCTTCTTGTCGAGAGGTCCCCCCACGGACATTCCCCGCCCTGGCGCGGCAGATCGCCGAACCCGTTGTGTCCACGGCTGAAGTGGCGGAGGGTCTCTCGACGCCACTCCCGTCCTGCATGATCAACCGGAGAGGACATTCACATCACCCTCACCGGGTGCGCAATGGTAGACCATATTTCGTTCAGTCAGTACGACTTCCGGCAACGTCATTCGAGGGGGAGTTCTCATGAGTGGAGACGGGCGCCGGCGCGGTGTCATCCGGCTGGGAGCCGGGGCGAGAACCGGGTCGGCGGCAGCACGCAGGGCCGAGGCGGGGAGGCCCTCCGCCGCCGGTCGTGGGCCGGTCGAGCTCA comes from the Streptomyces sp. NBC_00525 genome and includes:
- a CDS encoding outer membrane protein assembly factor BamB family protein, with translation MTTRTGQASGRERAGRRRRARTRLLATAAAFLVAATTGCSAFGGSLSVVWEAPADNLVEERGNGAWLVGDTLVRSRYDKVTAFAADTGKARWEYTPPGRERVCAVSRNAVDSVVLIARGRSTPEGCTTVAALDLTTGRERWHTARTAGGRLTETLTGMVAAGGGLAVLRDADDDWAIDMRPGIPGAKALRAFDLRTGAKRWTAAVPEGCVPEQVEAGKRQVVAVLACDRTELSLAAFAPDDGRLRWTAPLGSRAVPAPDGQLALVSAEPAMVRTATRELAPGAFLAFDEAGKTTARIDFKGDYGDLRAHVPALVSVRDGRLYVGAEGLSGRAHRGRVVAFDLKDGRRLWLENVAVAGGLRGLDVTGDRVTVLSDQGSREDGHEELRVLDAADGDEREKIDTGLDMIRTDTELAALFTYKDQLVTARRTPGSPFTMYTRD
- a CDS encoding protein phosphatase 2C domain-containing protein — its product is MSHGTSQLPCPSEQQEPEPSVASDLSRALPPEVPRPVEAPASPAVEAVETADAIAPADSADAIAPAAPADASRAMSTDGPGRPASGRGLPLHTGKRPPRYPPHPLRTPSLHDGDEVAAFNPHVLLDGCTEGHLTVRAASVRGDSHNWEGTCRQDSMLVTRIGPPHAEMLLLAVADGVGSAAYSHSGSYVLSRMAATYLHQDAESIHTAICTGDLAELGALANKSFAGAVSKQRASWERRAASDRLTYSDSDYATTLHVLLVPTDPGIRDRALFGVGDGGLISLRQRQWLSGDEGAGGILDTRTEALPHAYRTAKARLFRTAPGDVLLLGTDGITNPLMQKDPEFAQILTAAWCSGEIPSMSDFLWQLQTRAVSYDDDRTAICLWEGTP
- a CDS encoding vWA domain-containing protein produces the protein MQILPFYLVCDESASMSGEAIDTVNAALPELHQEISENPTVADKTRFALIGFSDSAAVLQPLADLSELTTLPSLSAGGMTSFGSAFRVLRDAIEKDVTSLKAEGNEVYRPVVFFLSDGLPTDDGWESALEDLEDKARFRYAPKIIAFGISEADPAIISRVANFRGFMQNDSAVTPASALREFAKSLTQSIVTSATSMAAQGNNGFDLQVEETIPGFTTLSLDKL